Proteins co-encoded in one Rhizobium sp. NZLR1 genomic window:
- a CDS encoding iron ABC transporter permease — protein sequence MTEAGRIFRQLGTAVALLLASLCLVAVAIGVSVGIGDLPIPLATTFSAVTNRLGWTAVELNRIHETVIWDYRLSRALVAAFCGAGLALSGATMQSLLRNPLAEPYVLGISAGASTGAVAIVILGLGAGAVSLSAGAFAGAFAAFFFVALLSNGTRGGADRIILAGVAASQLFNATTSYIVTTSANAQQARDVMFWLLGSFGGVRWPEFALVSVVVGIGLAACLFYARVLDAFAFGDEAASSLGVNVGRARMVLFALTAMMTATIVSMVGSIGFVGLVVPHVARFVVGPLHIRLLPACAIAGAIFMVLADIAARALIPNQILPIGVVTALVGVPFFSIILYRFQRAS from the coding sequence GTGACGGAAGCGGGCCGTATCTTCCGGCAGCTGGGAACCGCCGTCGCGCTGCTCCTCGCCTCCTTGTGCCTCGTCGCTGTCGCCATTGGCGTCAGCGTCGGGATCGGCGACTTGCCGATCCCGCTTGCAACGACGTTTTCGGCCGTCACCAACCGGCTTGGATGGACCGCGGTCGAGCTGAACCGCATCCACGAGACGGTCATCTGGGATTATCGCCTCAGCCGGGCGCTCGTCGCCGCCTTCTGCGGCGCCGGGCTGGCGCTGTCGGGCGCCACCATGCAGTCGCTGCTGCGCAATCCGCTGGCTGAACCCTATGTGCTCGGCATCTCCGCCGGCGCCTCCACAGGCGCGGTGGCAATCGTCATCCTCGGGCTCGGCGCGGGCGCGGTATCATTGTCGGCCGGAGCCTTTGCCGGCGCCTTCGCCGCCTTCTTCTTCGTGGCGCTGCTCTCGAACGGCACGCGCGGCGGGGCCGACCGCATCATCCTTGCCGGCGTCGCCGCCTCGCAGCTTTTCAACGCCACCACCTCCTATATCGTCACGACCTCGGCCAATGCACAGCAGGCCCGTGACGTGATGTTCTGGCTGCTCGGCAGTTTCGGCGGCGTGCGCTGGCCGGAATTCGCGCTGGTCTCGGTCGTCGTCGGCATCGGCCTCGCCGCCTGTCTGTTCTACGCCCGCGTACTCGACGCCTTCGCTTTCGGCGACGAGGCGGCATCCTCGCTCGGCGTCAATGTCGGCCGCGCCCGCATGGTGCTCTTCGCGCTGACGGCGATGATGACGGCGACGATCGTCAGCATGGTGGGCTCGATCGGCTTCGTCGGCCTCGTCGTTCCGCATGTCGCCCGCTTTGTCGTCGGGCCGCTCCATATTCGCCTGCTGCCGGCCTGTGCCATCGCGGGAGCGATCTTCATGGTGCTCGCCGACATTGCCGCGCGCGCCCTCATTCCCAACCAGATCCTGCCGATCGGCGTCGTCACGGCACTGGTCGGCGTTCCGTTCTTCTCGATCATCCTCTACCGGTTCCAGCGCGCGTCATGA
- a CDS encoding ABC transporter substrate-binding protein, translated as MTSLKSLLAACGLSTVIGLAATPSLAGSTTYPLTLENCGAEVTFKKAPERAIGLGQNSAEILLLLGLEDKMAGTAFWPSKVLPQVAEANAKVKLLTVEMPTFESILAENPDFVAAALPSLVGPNSKVAKREDFDKIGVVTYLSPSTCLSTKDVKDQYGSRAELWNMDLLYKEIDELSQIFNVADRGQALIADFKAREAKLRSSVSKDGKNLSYVFWFSSPSPSADAYLGGKNSASGFIADLLGGHNAISAEAEWPTLGWEAIIAANPDVIVVASLDRNRWELDKPEAKINFLNTDPAVSQITAVKNKAIVVMDGQAMNPTVRTIYGAEQVAGRLKALGLLK; from the coding sequence GTGACCAGCCTCAAATCACTCTTGGCCGCCTGCGGCCTCTCAACCGTGATCGGCCTTGCCGCAACTCCCTCACTGGCCGGTTCGACGACTTACCCGCTGACGCTCGAAAATTGCGGCGCTGAGGTAACGTTCAAGAAGGCGCCCGAGCGGGCGATTGGCCTCGGCCAGAACAGCGCTGAAATTCTGCTGCTGCTCGGCCTCGAGGACAAGATGGCCGGCACCGCTTTCTGGCCGAGCAAGGTCTTGCCGCAGGTTGCCGAAGCCAATGCCAAGGTCAAGCTTCTGACCGTCGAGATGCCGACCTTCGAATCGATCCTCGCCGAAAACCCCGACTTCGTGGCGGCGGCCCTGCCGAGCCTGGTCGGGCCGAACAGCAAGGTCGCCAAGCGCGAGGATTTCGACAAGATCGGCGTCGTCACCTATCTCTCGCCCAGCACCTGCCTCAGCACCAAGGACGTGAAGGACCAGTATGGCAGCCGCGCCGAGTTGTGGAACATGGATCTTCTCTACAAGGAGATCGACGAACTATCGCAGATCTTTAACGTCGCCGATCGCGGCCAGGCGCTGATCGCCGACTTCAAGGCGCGTGAGGCCAAGCTTCGTTCCAGCGTCTCGAAGGACGGCAAGAACCTCTCCTACGTCTTCTGGTTCTCCAGCCCCAGCCCGTCCGCCGACGCCTATCTCGGCGGCAAGAACAGCGCCTCCGGCTTCATCGCCGACCTGCTCGGCGGACACAATGCGATATCAGCGGAAGCGGAATGGCCGACGCTCGGCTGGGAAGCCATCATCGCCGCCAATCCCGACGTCATCGTCGTTGCCAGCCTCGACCGCAACCGCTGGGAGCTCGACAAGCCGGAGGCCAAGATCAACTTCCTCAACACCGATCCGGCCGTCAGCCAGATCACTGCCGTCAAGAACAAGGCGATCGTCGTTATGGACGGCCAGGCGATGAACCCTACCGTCCGTACGATCTACGGCGCCGAGCAGGTTGCAGGCCGGTTGAAGGCTCTCGGTCTGTTGAAGTGA